In Actinomadura luteofluorescens, the sequence TCACGCCCGGCACGATCCCGAGGGCCGCGACCCGCTGGATCCGCCTGAGTCCGGTGACCCCGCCCACCGCGACCGTGCCCGCGGCGGGCCGCATGCGCCCGGCGAGCGTGAGCAGCAGCGCCGTGCGCCCGGTGCCGGCGATGCCGCTGACGGCCATCAGCGCGCCGGCCGGGACGTCCAGTTCGACGTCGCGGAACACCCAGTCGCGCGCGCCCTTCGCTCCGAGGCCTCGCGCCCGCACGGACGATCCGCGCGCGGAAGCCGGACCGGCTCCGGGGCGGCCCCCGCCAGCCCCCGAGCCGATCGGGCGGGGTCCAGGGACGGGCACCGCGGTCCCCCCGGCCGCGGCGGCCGCCCCTGGAGTCTGGTGCTCGGACGTCATCGCGACCTTCCGGAGAGCCTGAATTTGAACTGACTGGTCAGTACAAACGTAGCTCCGCTTCCGACCTCACGAATCCACCCGAAGCGGTGACATCAGACACGTCACCCCCACGACTCGGGTCACACAGGACAGGTGAGTGATTTGAGTCACATAAGCCGCGTCCGACCAGGGAGTCGACGGTGCCGCTATTGGACGAGATGTCTGATCTGACAGACTTCAGGGATGACCGAGTCGTCACGCGCGCACCGCAGGCTGGCCACGCTCATGGCCGGGATGGGCACCCTCCACATGATCGCTCCGAAGCCGTTCGACGCGCTCGTCCCCGAGCGGCTCCCCGGCGGCCCGCGGACCTGGACCTACCTCAGCGGCGCGGCCGAACTGGCCTGCGCCGCCGCCGTCGCCCACCCGCGCACCCGCCGGGCGGGCGCCCTCGCCACCGCCGGCCTGATGGCGGCGGTCTTCCCCGCCAACGTGAAGATGGCCCGCGACTGGCGCCACCGCCCGCTGCCGTTCCGTGCGGCCGCCTACGGCCGCCTGCCGTTCCAGGCCCCCCTCATCGCCTGGGCCCTCCACGTGGCCCGCGAGGCCGACTGACGACCCGTCCACGCGGCTCCTCCCACAATGAGATCATTTGGCGGCGGTGCGGGTTGACGAGGGGCCGGGGAAAGTATGGAAGCACTCCGTCTTGAAGATCCTTCTGAGATCGGCGGCTACCCGCTGCTGGGACGTCTGGGCGCGGGTGGCATGGGGCAGGTCTACCTGGGGCTGACGAGCAGCGGGCGGCATGTCGCGCTCAAGGTGATCCGGGAGGACTTCGAGGGGCCGACGGCGCTCGCCCGGTTCCGGCGCGAGGTCGCGACCGTCGAGCGGGTGCGCAGCAGGTTCGCCGCCGCGATGGTCGGCGCCGGCCTGGACGCGCCGCCGTACTGGCTGGCGACGGAGTACGTCCCGGGGCCGACGCTCCGGCAGGCGGTGGCCGCGCACGGGCCGCTGCCACCCGAGACCTGCCTGCGGCTGCTGGTCGAGCTTGCCCAGGGGCTGCTGGAGATCCACCGGCACGGCGTCCAGCACCGCGACCTCAAGCCGGGCAACGTGATCCTCGCCCCGGACGGGCCGCGGCTGATCGACTTCGGCATCGCGCGCGGCGAGGGCCAGACGCAGATCACCCAGACCGGCGCGTGGAACGGCACCCCCGGCTTCGTCGCGCCCGAGGTCGTCCGCGAGCAGCAGCCCCTTCCCGCGTCGGACGTGTTCTCGCTCGCCGGCACGGTCGCCTACGCCGCCACGGGGCGCCCCCCGTTCGGCGGCGGCCGCATCGAGGCGATCATCCACCGGACGCTCAGCGGCGAGATCGACCTGGAGGGCGTCGACCCGCGCGTCGCCGGCCTGGTCCGGCAGTGCGCGCAGAAGGAGCCCGGGGCCAGGATCCCGCTGGAGCGGCTGCTCCAGCAGGTGCCCCCGCTCGGCCCCCTCGCCGCCGACCCCGCCTACCGGCGGATCGTGGGCGTCCCGCGGCCGATGCCCGCCAGCGTCACGGACGCGGTCGCGTCGGGCCTGGTCCCGGCCGACCGCACGAGGACGGTTCCGGGCCTCTCGCGCGGACGGACGCGCGCCGCCGTCATCGCGGCGGGCGCCGGGGTGGCCGCCGTCGTCCTCGTGGGCGCCTTCCTCGCGCGGTACGTCCTCAACGGTGACGGCGGCGCCGAAGAGAACGGGAAGAAGCCGCAGGCCGGGCAGGGGACGCAGGGCGGAACCGCGACCGGCGGCCCCGCGGGCACGACCCCCGGCGCCAAGACCACGGGCGCGGCCAACGGCGTCCCACCGGACCGGATCCTGGTCAAGCAGCCGGGCGAACTCACGGACCTTCGGTGGACCCAGGCGAGCAAGACGTGCCAGCCCGCCGCTCGTCCGGAGGACTTCGACCTCACCAGCGACACCCAGACGTCAGTACCGCGCGAGCCCTACACCGGGAAGACCGTCGACTTCGGGCTGCGCTTCAAGTACGCGGAGCCGTCCAAGTACTACGTGGCCATCCAAGTGCGCCCCCCAGCGGAGCAGCAGGGGAACGGCGTCACCGGG encodes:
- a CDS encoding DoxX family protein; the encoded protein is MTESSRAHRRLATLMAGMGTLHMIAPKPFDALVPERLPGGPRTWTYLSGAAELACAAAVAHPRTRRAGALATAGLMAAVFPANVKMARDWRHRPLPFRAAAYGRLPFQAPLIAWALHVAREAD
- a CDS encoding serine/threonine protein kinase encodes the protein MEALRLEDPSEIGGYPLLGRLGAGGMGQVYLGLTSSGRHVALKVIREDFEGPTALARFRREVATVERVRSRFAAAMVGAGLDAPPYWLATEYVPGPTLRQAVAAHGPLPPETCLRLLVELAQGLLEIHRHGVQHRDLKPGNVILAPDGPRLIDFGIARGEGQTQITQTGAWNGTPGFVAPEVVREQQPLPASDVFSLAGTVAYAATGRPPFGGGRIEAIIHRTLSGEIDLEGVDPRVAGLVRQCAQKEPGARIPLERLLQQVPPLGPLAADPAYRRIVGVPRPMPASVTDAVASGLVPADRTRTVPGLSRGRTRAAVIAAGAGVAAVVLVGAFLARYVLNGDGGAEENGKKPQAGQGTQGGTATGGPAGTTPGAKTTGAANGVPPDRILVKQPGELTDLRWTQASKTCQPAARPEDFDLTSDTQTSVPREPYTGKTVDFGLRFKYAEPSKYYVAIQVRPPAEQQGNGVTGVVQSKPHLYPGQAAWLNIHYPSEFSWEGAGNGTYPLMKGDWTVIWFHVRPNGDAYYLTCDGFTVA